Proteins from one Desulfonema limicola genomic window:
- a CDS encoding sigma-54-dependent transcriptional regulator, with amino-acid sequence MSDKIPHLLIVDDELSMRELLEYMMVRQGYRVLSAGRGRDAVSMIQKNSFDLILCDIRLGDISGLDVLRAAKKHNSDTVVIMISAYASAETAVEAMNEGAYDYLPKPFDNNELRQTIKKALELKTVEQEKKNIDDNLKKNLHFGHIVGNSSKMQHIYEMILQVAKTRTNILISGESGTGKELIARAIHEQSGRKDEPFVAVNCGGIPETLIESELFGHKKGSFTGASSDKKGLFQTADKGTVFLDEIGEVSHHIQVKLLRAVQEKVFKPVGSNEDIAVDVRIICATNRNLEKEVIEGRFREDLFYRLNVIEIKVPPLRERKEDLRILAQHFLDKYSREANKEITKISSYAIDLLNKYDFPGNIRELENLIERSVALSMTNIILPDSLAISVYKKKHTHTQNIQPDIENIANGVDLDAVLEDIERAYILKALELTSGKKNRTAKLLKINTRSLRYRMDKLGIGN; translated from the coding sequence TTGTCAGATAAAATCCCGCATTTACTTATTGTTGACGATGAACTGAGCATGAGAGAGCTTCTTGAATATATGATGGTAAGACAGGGTTACAGGGTTTTATCAGCAGGAAGAGGCCGTGATGCTGTCTCCATGATACAGAAAAATAGTTTTGACCTTATTCTATGTGATATTCGTCTTGGGGATATAAGCGGTCTTGATGTATTACGGGCAGCAAAAAAGCATAATTCTGATACTGTTGTTATCATGATATCTGCATATGCAAGTGCTGAAACTGCAGTTGAGGCCATGAATGAAGGGGCATATGATTACCTTCCCAAGCCATTTGATAATAATGAACTCAGGCAGACCATTAAAAAAGCTCTGGAGCTTAAAACTGTTGAACAGGAAAAAAAGAATATAGATGATAATCTGAAAAAGAATCTTCATTTCGGACATATTGTGGGCAACAGTTCTAAAATGCAGCATATTTACGAAATGATCCTGCAGGTTGCCAAAACCAGAACCAATATTCTTATTTCAGGAGAAAGCGGAACAGGCAAGGAACTGATTGCCCGTGCCATACATGAGCAAAGCGGGCGTAAAGATGAACCCTTTGTTGCAGTTAACTGCGGCGGAATTCCTGAAACCCTTATAGAAAGCGAACTTTTCGGCCATAAAAAAGGATCCTTTACAGGAGCATCCAGTGACAAAAAAGGTCTGTTTCAAACAGCAGACAAAGGCACGGTTTTCCTTGATGAGATTGGAGAAGTCAGCCACCATATTCAGGTAAAACTGCTAAGGGCTGTTCAGGAAAAGGTTTTTAAGCCTGTTGGAAGCAATGAAGATATTGCTGTTGATGTGAGAATTATCTGCGCAACAAACAGAAATCTTGAAAAAGAAGTAATTGAAGGGCGTTTCAGGGAAGACCTTTTTTACCGCTTGAATGTTATTGAGATAAAGGTTCCTCCTCTGCGGGAAAGAAAAGAAGACCTTAGAATACTTGCACAGCATTTTCTTGATAAATATTCCCGTGAAGCAAACAAAGAAATAACAAAAATTTCATCTTATGCAATTGACCTCCTGAATAAATATGATTTTCCTGGAAATATCCGTGAACTTGAAAATCTTATAGAGCGGAGTGTTGCCCTGAGCATGACAAATATTATTCTGCCTGACAGCCTTGCCATATCTGTTTACAAAAAAAAACATACACACACACAAAATATACAGCCAGATATTGAAAATATTGCAAATGGCGTTGATCTGGATGCAGTACTTGAGGATATTGAAAGAGCATATATTCTAAAGGCTCTGGAATTAACCAGTGGAAAAAAGAATAGAACTGCTAAACTTTTAAAGATCAATACCCGTTCTCTGCGTTATCGTATGGATAAACTTGGAATAGGAAATTGA
- a CDS encoding tetratricopeptide repeat protein: MILKKYKIIQPEIIICLVIVLSTFAIYWQVKDYDFVSFDDKLYIIENSYVKNGLTPESIFWAFSFEDKDKTYWIPLTWLSYMLDYELYGLNPGKYHLTNLFIHIINSLLLFYVFRKMTGEIWKSAFIAAIFAVHPLNVESVAWIAQRKNVLSTFFWMLTTLFYINYAEKPSVLKYISVFFCMLAGLMAKPMLVTLPCVFVLLDYWPLKRLVIFKKVENREYSSKNNFPKQLFYYLILEKIPLLMLSFASVSIFWSSLEYYDNIISKDAIPVKLRLANAAVSYLSYIKKMIWPSNLSVFYTYPDYIPSWKALSAFFILLIITFAAFYRIKKNPYLITGWLWYMGTLFSVSGITQNGLWPEMADRWAYVPLVGIYIIIAWECPRVLKNYAFRKKILYTGSCIILAAFMVCTYFQAKHWTNTFTLFKNAVNIDPDNWVAHNSLGVFLAEHGKIDDAILHFSRSLQINPSYAFTYNNLGTALAEKGRFDKASEQFLMALKLDPDYTEPYYNLGLIYTEKGDTEQAVKYFFKVLNIDPEHKKTYNKLMLLIKKMSASDKLKYYSRLLNIMPDSYEINNYTGVLLAQQGKADKAVKYFIKALNLKPGYEQAHINLGNTFARLKDLNKAVIHFSKALQINPGNGTTYYRLGTSYAQKGDIETAVKYFKQALQINPDNAHINNDMGRAFMILGKNEDAAEYFKRALEIKPDFIKAAENLDRISSISESK, encoded by the coding sequence ATGATTTTAAAAAAATACAAAATAATACAGCCTGAGATTATTATCTGTCTGGTTATTGTGTTATCAACCTTTGCAATATACTGGCAGGTAAAGGATTATGATTTTGTCAGTTTTGACGATAAATTATATATAATTGAGAATAGTTATGTAAAAAATGGGCTGACACCTGAAAGTATTTTCTGGGCATTCAGTTTTGAGGATAAAGATAAAACTTACTGGATTCCCCTGACATGGCTGTCATATATGCTTGATTATGAGTTATATGGTTTGAATCCGGGAAAGTACCACCTGACCAATCTTTTTATTCATATAATTAACAGTTTGTTATTATTTTATGTTTTCAGAAAGATGACAGGTGAAATATGGAAAAGTGCATTTATTGCTGCAATATTTGCGGTACATCCTCTTAATGTGGAATCTGTTGCATGGATAGCCCAGAGAAAAAATGTTTTAAGCACATTCTTCTGGATGCTTACCACTTTGTTCTATATAAATTATGCAGAAAAGCCTTCGGTTTTAAAATATATTTCAGTCTTTTTCTGTATGTTAGCAGGGCTTATGGCAAAACCAATGCTTGTAACCCTTCCTTGTGTATTTGTTTTACTGGATTACTGGCCTCTTAAACGTCTTGTAATTTTTAAAAAAGTAGAAAACAGAGAATATTCTTCAAAAAATAATTTTCCAAAACAGCTTTTTTATTATTTAATTCTTGAAAAAATTCCCCTTTTAATGCTTTCTTTTGCATCAGTTTCCATATTCTGGTCATCCCTTGAATATTACGATAATATTATATCCAAAGATGCAATACCTGTGAAACTGCGCCTGGCAAATGCAGCAGTTTCATATTTAAGTTATATTAAAAAAATGATATGGCCTTCAAACCTCTCGGTTTTTTATACCTACCCTGATTACATTCCCAGCTGGAAAGCTTTGTCAGCTTTTTTTATATTATTAATTATAACTTTTGCAGCATTTTACAGAATAAAAAAAAATCCGTACCTGATAACAGGATGGCTGTGGTATATGGGTACACTTTTTAGTGTTTCTGGAATAACACAAAACGGTCTCTGGCCTGAAATGGCAGACCGCTGGGCTTATGTTCCGCTTGTAGGAATTTACATTATCATTGCATGGGAATGCCCCCGTGTTTTAAAAAATTACGCATTCAGGAAGAAAATTCTATATACTGGTTCATGTATAATACTTGCTGCTTTTATGGTATGTACATATTTTCAGGCAAAACACTGGACCAATACCTTTACCCTTTTTAAAAATGCAGTCAATATTGACCCTGATAACTGGGTGGCTCATAACAGCCTTGGAGTATTTCTGGCAGAACATGGAAAAATTGATGATGCCATTTTGCATTTTTCAAGATCATTGCAGATCAATCCTTCCTATGCTTTTACATATAACAATCTTGGTACTGCGCTGGCTGAAAAAGGCAGGTTTGACAAGGCTTCTGAACAGTTTTTAATGGCTTTAAAACTGGATCCTGATTATACTGAACCTTATTATAATCTGGGATTGATATATACTGAAAAAGGAGATACTGAGCAGGCTGTTAAATATTTCTTTAAAGTACTTAATATTGATCCTGAACATAAAAAAACCTATAATAAATTGATGTTATTGATAAAGAAGATGAGTGCAAGTGATAAACTCAAATATTATTCCAGACTCTTGAATATAATGCCTGATTCTTATGAAATCAATAATTATACTGGAGTCTTGCTGGCACAACAGGGTAAAGCGGACAAAGCTGTCAAATATTTTATAAAGGCTTTGAATTTAAAGCCTGGATATGAACAGGCACATATAAATCTGGGAAATACTTTTGCCAGGCTAAAGGATTTAAATAAGGCTGTTATACATTTTTCAAAAGCATTGCAGATCAATCCTGGAAATGGTACAACATATTACAGACTGGGAACGTCTTATGCCCAAAAAGGGGATATTGAAACAGCAGTTAAATACTTTAAACAGGCTCTTCAAATAAATCCTGACAATGCCCATATAAATAATGATATGGGACGTGCTTTTATGATTCTTGGGAAAAATGAGGATGCAGCAGAATATTTTAAAAGAGCATTGGAAATAAAGCCTGATTTTATTAAAGCTGCTGAAAATCTTGACAGAATATCTTCAATATCTGAATCTAAATAA
- a CDS encoding tetratricopeptide repeat protein: protein MILFERNTNNIPVFKEITICFFLVLSMVLIYWQVNNFDYIKFDDSMYVTGNKHIVNGLSLDNIIWAFKIGGEDKNYWHPLTWISHMIDIQMYGLNPGMHHRTNLLFHIFNTLLVFHVFRKMTGEILKSAFAAFIFAFHPINVESIAWIAERKNVLSTFFWLLTISAYTHYSRKPGFFNYFQVFLFLSMGLMAKPMLITLPIIFLLLDYWPLRRISSWNLFINKNLSFKNRKLPFIYLLIEKIPFIILSCLSVYISFFSLKGSDIVISTEDISMKVRICNALISYIDYIVKMFYPVNLAVFYPFPSEFQLLKTAGYSLVLLIITFLIIFKSRKFPYIITGWFWYIISLIPVSGIKQAGLWPAMADRWAYVPFIGLFVIIAWGGAEIFEKLKLRSHVCFIICLQIIIVLMAITYLQTGYWKNSFTLFKHAADVTEDNYVAHANLGMIYSIRGNIDQAVYHYSESLRLEPYNAKAYNNLGFALAAQGKIKQAIFHYKKALALNPEYARAHNNIGVVMAQQGRMSEAVFYFKKALEINPNYVKAKKNLEKAMSDLRLQEKQMKNQ from the coding sequence ATGATTTTATTTGAAAGAAACACAAATAACATTCCTGTTTTTAAAGAAATAACCATATGCTTTTTTCTTGTCCTGTCCATGGTGTTGATTTACTGGCAGGTCAATAATTTTGATTATATAAAATTTGATGACAGCATGTATGTTACAGGAAATAAGCATATAGTAAATGGTTTAAGCCTTGATAATATTATATGGGCATTTAAAATAGGCGGGGAAGATAAAAATTACTGGCATCCTTTAACCTGGATTTCCCATATGATTGATATTCAAATGTATGGTTTAAATCCAGGGATGCACCATAGAACAAATCTTTTATTTCATATTTTCAATACTCTTCTGGTATTCCATGTTTTTAGAAAAATGACAGGTGAGATACTAAAGAGTGCTTTTGCTGCATTTATATTTGCCTTTCATCCTATTAATGTTGAATCAATAGCATGGATAGCAGAACGCAAAAATGTTCTGAGTACTTTTTTCTGGCTTCTTACAATTTCAGCATATACCCATTATTCAAGAAAACCAGGATTTTTCAATTATTTTCAGGTATTTTTATTCTTATCTATGGGACTGATGGCAAAACCCATGCTTATAACACTTCCGATAATCTTTCTTTTACTTGATTACTGGCCTTTGAGAAGAATTTCCTCATGGAATTTATTTATTAACAAAAATCTCTCTTTTAAAAACAGGAAATTACCTTTTATATATTTGCTGATTGAAAAAATACCTTTTATTATTCTTTCCTGTCTGTCTGTCTATATTTCATTTTTCTCTCTTAAGGGCAGTGATATAGTTATTTCAACAGAAGATATATCTATGAAGGTTCGTATTTGTAATGCTTTGATTTCCTATATAGATTATATAGTGAAAATGTTTTATCCTGTTAATCTGGCAGTATTTTATCCTTTTCCTTCCGAGTTTCAGCTTTTGAAAACAGCTGGATATTCTTTAGTGTTACTTATTATTACCTTTTTAATTATTTTTAAATCAAGAAAGTTTCCGTATATTATAACAGGATGGTTCTGGTATATTATAAGCCTTATACCTGTCAGCGGAATAAAACAGGCCGGACTCTGGCCTGCAATGGCAGACAGATGGGCTTATGTTCCTTTTATTGGGCTTTTTGTCATTATAGCCTGGGGAGGGGCTGAGATTTTTGAAAAATTGAAATTAAGAAGTCATGTATGCTTTATAATTTGCCTGCAGATAATAATTGTTTTAATGGCAATTACTTACTTGCAGACAGGATACTGGAAAAACAGTTTTACGCTTTTCAAGCATGCCGCAGATGTTACAGAAGATAATTATGTGGCACATGCTAATCTGGGAATGATCTATTCAATTCGGGGAAATATTGACCAGGCTGTTTATCACTATTCTGAATCATTGCGTCTTGAACCATATAATGCAAAGGCTTATAATAATCTTGGCTTTGCTCTTGCTGCCCAGGGAAAAATAAAACAGGCTATTTTTCACTATAAAAAGGCTCTTGCTTTAAATCCTGAATATGCAAGAGCGCATAATAATATAGGTGTTGTTATGGCCCAACAGGGAAGAATGAGTGAGGCTGTTTTCTATTTTAAAAAAGCCTTAGAGATTAATCCCAATTATGTTAAAGCAAAGAAAAATCTTGAAAAAGCCATGTCTGATCTGAGATTGCAGGAAAAACAAATGAAAAACCAGTAA
- a CDS encoding tetratricopeptide repeat protein, which produces MENNKIHPEILISFLIAVFILSAYWNIKDYDFISFDDNVYVTDNIHVKNGLTFENIIWAFSFSDKNETYWHPLTWLSHMLDCQLYGLNPGMHHRTNLIFHMANSLLLFFVLQLMTGAVWRSGVAAFFFALHPVNVDSVAWIAERKNVLSTFLWLLTMLLYYYYTQKKIFPRYCAALLSFALGLMAKPMLITLPFVFVLLDYWPLKRFKIFDNKKDILNSFIEKIPFFLLSLISVFISIISVNNQKIVITTEMLPMKLRIENAVVSCVNYIVKMIWPENLAFFYPFPEAIPLWKITVSAFFIILIFVLVFFYIDKRPYLFTGWLWFIGTFIPVSGIKQAGLWPAMADRWAYVPLIGIFIIIAWSIPVSLVKNSFGKKICIIIISAVIIGCTIKTRIQTRYWSDSITLYKHAVEVTENNNVAHYNLGNEYFNLGFFDKAVKHYQEALSIKPIFKRNLDIHNNLGLALVKENKIDEAIHHYYEALKINPEDADVHYNIGNALLQKGEIYKAVHHYKMVLNLRSDYVNAQKLLEFTLKKYK; this is translated from the coding sequence ATGGAAAACAATAAAATTCATCCAGAGATTTTAATAAGTTTTTTGATTGCAGTATTCATATTGTCTGCATACTGGAATATTAAAGATTACGACTTTATCAGTTTTGATGATAATGTCTATGTTACAGATAATATTCATGTTAAAAATGGTCTTACCTTTGAAAATATTATCTGGGCTTTCAGTTTTTCAGATAAGAATGAAACATACTGGCACCCCCTTACCTGGCTTTCACACATGCTTGACTGCCAGTTATACGGTTTAAATCCAGGAATGCATCACAGGACAAATTTGATATTTCATATGGCAAACAGCCTATTGCTGTTTTTTGTTTTGCAGCTTATGACTGGCGCAGTATGGAGAAGTGGTGTTGCAGCATTCTTTTTTGCCCTTCATCCTGTTAATGTTGATTCTGTTGCATGGATAGCAGAGAGAAAAAATGTATTAAGTACATTTTTATGGCTGTTAACAATGCTGTTGTATTATTACTACACTCAAAAAAAAATTTTTCCCAGATATTGTGCAGCATTACTAAGCTTTGCACTGGGGCTTATGGCAAAACCAATGCTGATTACCCTGCCTTTTGTATTTGTTCTGTTAGACTACTGGCCCCTTAAAAGATTTAAAATATTTGACAATAAAAAAGATATATTAAATTCTTTTATAGAAAAAATCCCGTTTTTTTTACTGTCGTTAATTTCTGTATTTATTTCAATTATTTCAGTAAATAACCAGAAAATTGTTATAACCACAGAAATGCTTCCCATGAAACTCCGCATTGAAAATGCTGTTGTTTCGTGCGTAAATTATATAGTAAAAATGATCTGGCCGGAAAATCTGGCTTTTTTTTATCCGTTTCCTGAAGCAATCCCCTTATGGAAAATTACAGTATCAGCATTTTTCATAATACTTATATTTGTTTTGGTTTTTTTTTATATTGATAAAAGACCGTACCTTTTTACAGGCTGGCTATGGTTTATCGGCACTTTTATACCTGTCAGCGGAATAAAACAGGCCGGACTCTGGCCTGCAATGGCAGACAGATGGGCATATGTTCCGCTTATAGGAATATTCATTATCATTGCCTGGAGTATTCCAGTATCATTAGTAAAAAATTCTTTTGGAAAAAAAATATGTATAATAATAATCAGTGCTGTCATAATTGGCTGTACAATAAAAACCAGAATTCAGACCCGATACTGGTCCGACAGTATTACACTATATAAACATGCAGTTGAAGTTACTGAAAACAATAATGTTGCACATTACAATCTGGGAAATGAGTATTTTAACCTGGGATTTTTTGATAAAGCTGTTAAACATTATCAAGAGGCCTTGAGCATAAAACCGATATTCAAAAGAAATCTTGATATACATAATAATCTGGGGCTTGCACTGGTAAAGGAAAATAAAATTGATGAAGCAATTCATCATTATTATGAAGCATTGAAAATAAACCCGGAAGATGCAGATGTTCATTATAATATCGGAAATGCCCTGCTTCAAAAGGGTGAAATTTACAAGGCAGTCCATCATTATAAAATGGTTCTGAATTTAAGATCTGATTATGTTAATGCTCAAAAACTGCTTGAATTTACATTAAAAAAATATAAATGA
- a CDS encoding class I SAM-dependent methyltransferase, whose translation MFSFLKSLITHPLVRSLDIDTPEATLRRSHIIPGKPFLQLLYKQWYEEISSSLPGADGAVLELGSGAGFLKKYIPDLITSEILEVLNVDLILDGQFLSFKKNSLMSIVMIDVFHHIPDVKSFLHDAEYCLKPGGKIIMIEPWCTVWSKLIYKYLHHEPFEPDVKGWSFPESGPLSGANGALPWIVFERDLELFKKCFPCIAIQKIRIHTPFSYIFSGGISFRFSLPGSLFKSFSTFEKKIKSLSNSWGMFATIVLKKK comes from the coding sequence ATGTTTTCCTTTTTAAAGTCGCTTATTACTCATCCCCTTGTCCGCAGTCTGGATATTGATACACCTGAAGCCACGCTTAGACGATCACATATTATTCCAGGAAAACCTTTTTTACAACTTCTCTATAAGCAATGGTATGAAGAAATTTCAAGTTCACTTCCGGGTGCAGATGGTGCGGTTCTTGAATTGGGATCAGGTGCAGGATTTCTTAAGAAATATATACCAGATTTGATTACCTCTGAAATCCTTGAAGTTCTTAATGTTGATCTGATACTTGACGGGCAGTTTCTTTCATTTAAAAAAAATTCTCTCATGAGTATAGTTATGATTGATGTTTTCCATCATATTCCTGATGTTAAATCATTTCTCCATGATGCAGAATACTGTCTAAAACCCGGAGGAAAGATTATAATGATTGAGCCATGGTGTACTGTCTGGTCCAAACTGATTTATAAATATCTTCATCATGAACCTTTTGAGCCTGATGTCAAAGGCTGGTCTTTTCCTGAATCCGGACCTTTGTCCGGTGCAAACGGGGCGCTTCCCTGGATTGTATTTGAGCGTGATCTTGAACTGTTTAAAAAATGTTTTCCCTGTATTGCCATTCAAAAAATAAGAATACATACTCCTTTTTCCTACATATTTTCAGGAGGAATATCTTTTAGATTTTCTTTGCCTGGTTCTTTATTTAAATCATTTTCTACATTTGAAAAGAAAATAAAATCTCTTTCAAATTCATGGGGCATGTTTGCTACAATTGTTCTCAAAAAAAAATAG
- a CDS encoding glycosyltransferase, with product MEPSKENYRQKRIAHWNRVSRHFDKNRQIGSYYHKLIQHYYKFLIPEGLKIIELGCGHGDLLASLKPCLGVGIDFSGEMLKIAEKKHPDLIFVNADAHETAFKEQFDIIILSDLINDLWDVQTLFENLRSLCHQKTRIILNYYNNLWRIPFSAARFFNLGSDTLEQNWFSHHDVFNLLHLSGFEVVKHTSRIIFPLKARFISDLANKYLVHLVPFNWFALTTFVTARPAPKEKSVQGSFVSVIIPARNEAGNIESIIKRVPELGSDTELVFVEGHSADSTYETIKRKIEEFPEKKCRLFQQTGKGKGDAVRLGFEKAKGNILMILDADMTVPPEDLTRFYNAIVSGKGEFINGVRLVYPLEDQSMRFLNILGNKFFSLAFSWLLGQPIKDTLCGTKVLWKKDYELIAKNRSYFGDFDPFGDFDLLFGAAKLNFRIVEIPVRYRSRTYGDTNIDRWKHGWLLIKMVIFAAKLIKFI from the coding sequence ATGGAACCTTCAAAGGAAAACTATCGCCAAAAAAGAATTGCGCACTGGAACCGTGTTTCAAGGCATTTTGATAAAAACAGGCAGATTGGTTCATATTACCATAAACTTATTCAGCATTATTACAAATTCCTTATCCCTGAAGGATTAAAAATAATTGAGCTTGGATGCGGCCATGGAGACCTTCTTGCTTCCCTTAAACCTTGTTTGGGAGTGGGAATTGATTTTTCCGGCGAAATGCTGAAAATAGCTGAAAAAAAACATCCTGACCTGATTTTTGTTAATGCAGATGCCCATGAAACAGCATTTAAAGAGCAGTTTGATATAATTATACTTTCAGACCTTATTAACGATCTCTGGGATGTTCAGACCTTATTTGAAAATCTCCGCAGTTTATGTCATCAGAAAACTCGTATAATTTTAAACTATTACAATAATCTCTGGCGCATTCCTTTTTCTGCTGCAAGGTTTTTCAACCTGGGATCTGACACACTGGAACAAAATTGGTTTTCCCATCATGATGTTTTTAATCTTCTTCACCTTTCTGGTTTTGAAGTTGTCAAACATACCTCAAGGATTATATTCCCTTTGAAAGCCAGATTCATATCTGATCTGGCAAATAAATATCTGGTACATCTGGTGCCTTTTAACTGGTTTGCCTTGACAACCTTTGTAACAGCCAGGCCTGCTCCAAAGGAGAAATCCGTGCAGGGTTCTTTTGTATCTGTTATTATTCCTGCCAGAAACGAGGCTGGAAATATTGAAAGTATTATAAAGCGTGTGCCTGAACTTGGCAGTGATACAGAGCTTGTTTTTGTTGAAGGCCATTCAGCAGATAGTACTTATGAGACAATTAAACGAAAGATTGAAGAATTTCCTGAAAAAAAATGCAGATTATTCCAGCAGACCGGCAAAGGAAAAGGTGATGCGGTGCGTCTGGGTTTTGAAAAAGCTAAAGGTAATATTCTAATGATCCTGGATGCAGACATGACAGTTCCTCCTGAAGATTTAACAAGATTTTACAATGCAATTGTTTCAGGAAAAGGTGAGTTTATTAACGGAGTCCGCCTTGTTTACCCTCTTGAAGATCAGTCCATGCGGTTTTTAAATATTCTGGGAAATAAATTTTTCAGCCTGGCTTTTTCATGGCTGTTGGGCCAGCCTATAAAAGATACTCTCTGCGGTACAAAGGTTTTATGGAAAAAAGATTATGAACTCATAGCAAAGAACCGCAGTTATTTCGGAGATTTTGATCCTTTTGGAGATTTTGATCTTTTATTTGGGGCCGCCAAATTGAATTTCAGGATTGTAGAAATACCGGTACGATACCGTTCCAGAACCTATGGAGATACCAATATTGACCGGTGGAAACATGGGTGGCTTTTGATAAAAATGGTTATTTTTGCTGCAAAACTGATAAAATTCATATAA
- a CDS encoding glycosyltransferase — MENIKTISFIIPVYNERNTIIKLLERVDSVDLGLEKEIILIDDCSSDGTREIIEELSEKYLKIYHNVNMGKGAAIRTGVQTASGELLIIQDADLEYDPEEIKILLSPVLRGDADIVYGSRFISSGARRALFFWHMVGNKFLTLMTNMVTNINLTDMETCYKLFKTDIIKNVSIEENRFGFEAEITIKACQMNCRIYEVGISYYGRTYHQGKKITWKDGVSALKCIIKYGIIRKFINQEPFLEKFLRKLRIRKILPYIQSKIICDIGCGKDMAFLNAVSPLVYKCIGIDKKVSAVSYSNIEVKNFEFQNKIPLEDESVDTVTMMAVLEHIENDIDMIAEIKRILKPEGVLLITVPSEKARPVLEFLSYRLHIVSKEEIMDHKRYYTVESLKDIIISSGFICMKIHYFQFGYNIFCCAQKLLKQGNRPADKSAE, encoded by the coding sequence TTGGAAAATATTAAAACCATTTCTTTTATAATACCTGTTTATAATGAAAGAAATACCATTATAAAACTTCTGGAACGGGTTGACAGCGTTGATTTAGGGCTTGAAAAAGAGATTATATTGATTGACGACTGTTCTTCAGACGGAACCCGCGAAATTATAGAAGAATTGTCTGAAAAATATTTAAAAATATATCATAATGTGAACATGGGAAAAGGAGCAGCTATCAGAACCGGAGTTCAAACAGCATCAGGAGAGCTATTAATTATACAGGATGCTGATCTTGAATATGACCCTGAAGAAATAAAAATTTTATTAAGTCCTGTTTTAAGAGGAGATGCTGATATTGTTTATGGTTCAAGATTTATTTCATCAGGAGCTAGAAGAGCCTTATTTTTCTGGCATATGGTTGGTAACAAGTTTCTGACTTTAATGACTAATATGGTAACAAATATTAATCTGACCGATATGGAAACCTGTTATAAATTATTTAAAACAGATATAATAAAAAATGTTAGTATTGAAGAAAACCGGTTTGGATTTGAAGCAGAAATTACCATTAAAGCATGTCAAATGAATTGCAGAATTTATGAGGTGGGTATTTCATATTATGGCAGAACCTATCATCAGGGGAAAAAAATAACCTGGAAAGACGGGGTTTCAGCATTAAAGTGTATTATAAAATACGGTATTATAAGAAAGTTCATAAATCAGGAACCTTTTCTTGAAAAATTTTTAAGAAAATTAAGAATTAGAAAAATTCTTCCCTATATTCAAAGTAAAATTATCTGTGATATAGGATGCGGCAAGGATATGGCTTTTTTAAATGCTGTCAGTCCCCTGGTATATAAATGTATTGGAATTGATAAAAAAGTATCTGCTGTCAGTTATTCAAATATTGAAGTCAAAAATTTTGAATTTCAAAATAAAATTCCTCTGGAAGATGAGAGTGTTGATACTGTAACCATGATGGCTGTTTTAGAGCATATAGAAAATGATATTGATATGATTGCCGAGATAAAGAGGATTTTAAAACCTGAGGGTGTATTACTGATTACAGTTCCTTCTGAAAAAGCCAGACCTGTTCTGGAATTTCTATCATACAGGCTTCATATTGTAAGCAAAGAGGAAATAATGGACCACAAGCGGTATTATACAGTTGAAAGTTTGAAAGATATTATAATTTCCAGTGGATTTATCTGTATGAAGATTCATTATTTCCAGTTTGGCTATAATATTTTCTGCTGCGCTCAAAAGCTGTTAAAACAAGGAAACAGACCTGCGGATAAGTCTGCGGAGTGA